A part of Candida albicans SC5314 chromosome 2, complete sequence genomic DNA contains:
- the AMO2 gene encoding Amo2p (Protein similar to A. niger predicted peroxisomal copper amino oxidase; mutation confers hypersensitivity to toxic ergosterol analog; F-12/CO2 early biofilm induced) — MSSSSSSSSSTIHPFHPVKDYEIRLASKLVKDAYPASANVHFVQIDRVDPPKKDMKQYIVAEREGLPLPKIPRILYLYYYTNTMEFNKALVNVTIGHIITKTQLPKGVIGPLLPDDMMEWEEYCNNHPAVKAEIAKLKLPSGYSVRNDPWIYATDDANETRPLIQFYMYVLAGNGHSESNHYSLPLKFSPVFECFTKKFIRIDYLPGGFDHKTVPTGPWQEVPCVQYHPDLNGETQMRDVKPLLISQPEGPSFQIIDGNKVLWQGWEFRVSPNSREGFAIYDCWFKGRQTFYRISLSEMTVPYGDPRAPYHRKQAFDLGDCGFGVNGNKLALGCDCLGVIKYLDGHGIHANGEPFVIPNTVCMHEQDDGLLYKHVNYRTDNAVVARKRIFIVQTIATVANYEYIINLKFVTDGSIDIEVRATGILSTMPIDENVKVPWGTIVGPNVMAAYHQHILGFRIDPAVDGHMNSVVYDDAIKLPRDEFNPYGIGFVTDRHFVEKAGYIEQRPFDNRTYKIINENVINPISKTPVGYKINMPARQMLLADPDSFNAKRAKFATQQVWVTKYQDHQLFAAGEFTNQSKIDTGITEWANGIDPVRNEDIVVWATMGFTHIPRVEDFPVMPVETHNIQLAPANFFDRNPALDLPQSNNGFNKSVLVADNSDEKACCKNKI, encoded by the coding sequence atgtcatcatcatcatcatcatcatcatcaactaTTCATCCTTTCCATCCAGTTAAAGATTATGAAATTAGATTAGCTTCTAAATTAGTCAAAGATGCTTATCCAGCATCAGCTAATGTTCATTTCGTTCAAATTGATCGAGTTGATCCCCCTAAAAAAGATATGAAACAATATATTGTTGCTGAAAGAGAAGGTTTACCATTACCTAAAATTCCTCgtattttatatttatattattataccAATACTATGGAATTCAATAAAGCATTGGTTAATGTAACTATTGGTCATATCATTACTAAAACCCAATTACCTAAAGGTGTTATCGGTCCATTATTACCTGATGATATGATGGAATGGGAAGAATATTGTAATAATCATCCAGCTGTGAAAGCAGAAATTgctaaattgaaattaccaTCTGGTTATTCCGTTAGAAATGATCCATGGATTTATGCTACTGATGATGCTAATGAAACAAGAccattaattcaattttatatGTATGTATTAGCAGGGAATGGTCATAGtgaatcaaatcattattcATTACCATTGAAATTTTCTCCCGTGTTTGAATGTTTCACCAAGAAATTCATTCgtattgattatttaccTGGTGGTTTTGATCATAAAACTGTTCCTACGGGTCCATGGCAAGAAGTTCCATGTGTTCAATATCATCCTGATTTAAATGGTGAAACTCAAATGAGAGATGTTAAaccattattgatttcacAACCTGAAGGTCCATCATTCCAAATTATTGATGGTAATAAAGTTTTATGGCAAGGTTGGGAATTTAGAGTATCACCAAATTCTAGAGAAGGTTTTGCTATTTATGATTGTTGGTTTAAAGGTAGACAAACATTTTATAGAATTTCCTTATCAGAAATGACGGTTCCTTATGGTGATCCAAGAGCTCCTTATCATAGAAAACAAGCATTTGATTTAGGTGATTGTGGATTTGGTGTCAATGGGAATAAATTGGCTTTAGGTTGTGATTGTTTAGGtgttattaaatatttggaTGGTCATGGTATTCATGCTAATGGTGAACCATTTGTTATCCCTAACACTGTTTGTATGCATGAACAAGATGATGGTTTATTATATAAACATGTCAATTATAGAACTGATAatgctgttgttgctagaaaaagaattttcaTTGTTCAAACCATTGCCACCGTGGCTAATTATgaatatattattaatttgaaatttgttaCTGATGGAtctattgatattgaagtTAGAGCTACAGGGATTTTATCTACTATGccaattgatgaaaatgttAAAGTTCCATGGGGTACAATTGTTGGTCCAAATGTTATGGCCGCTTATCATCAACATATTTTAGGATTTAGAATTGATCCTGCTGTTGATGGTCATATGAATTCGGTTGTTTATGATGATGCCATTAAATTACCACGTGATGAATTTAATCCTTATGGAATTGGATTTGTTACTGATAGacattttgttgaaaaagcTGGTTATATTGAACAAAGACCATTTGATAATAGAACttataaaatcattaatgaaaatgtcATTAATCCAATATCGAAAACTCCTGTTGGttataaaattaatatGCCAGCTAGACAAATGTTATTAGCTGATCCTGATTCATTTAATGCTAAACGTGCCAAATTTGCTACTCAACAAGTTTGGGTCACTAAATATCAAgatcatcaattatttgcTGCTGGAGAATTCACTAATCAAAGTAAAATTGATACTGGTATAACTGAATGGGCTAATGGAATTGATCCAGTAAGAAATGaagatattgttgtttgggCCACTATGGGATTCACTCATATTCCAAGAGTTGAAGATTTCCCAGTTATGCCAGTGGAAACTcataatattcaattggCTCCAGCAAATTTCTTTGATAGAAATCCTGCGTTAGATTTACctcaatcaaataatggGTTTAATAAATCAGTGTTGGTTGCTGATAATAGTGATGAAAAAGCTTGTTGTAAA